The stretch of DNA CGCCCTTGTGCAGTTGCCCGGTCGAGTGCAGGTAGCGCGGCCCGATGCCCAGGGTGGTGGCGACCCGGTGGCGGTCGCGCAGGACCACCCGCACCCGTTCGAGCTCGTCGACGAGGTCGGCGGCCGGGTCGAGGTAGGCCTGGATGGACAGGTAGTCACCGGCCTCGAGCTGGTCCAACAGCGGGGCGAGCGGTTGGGGTTCGACGTCGGGGACGCCCCGATCCAACGCGCGACGCGCGGCGACCTCGGTCGCTTCGGCGTCGGGCTGGTCGAAGGGGTTGACACCCAACGCCGCCCCGGCGAGGGCGGTGGCGATCTCCCAGCGCAGCACCTCCCCGCCCAGGTCGACCGGCTCGTCGACCCTCAGGTGGACGACCGGGTACCCCGCGTCCGCCAGCTCCGCCAGCACCTCGGGGTCGACGCCGATGCCGACGAACAGCCGATCGTCGCCGTACACGTCCGCGCCGCCCAGGGGCTCGCCGACCACGGGGACGATGCCGGTGGCTCGCTTGCCGGTGGACTCGGCGATCAGCTGCTCGATCCACCGCCCGAACGAGGTGAACCGTTCGTCGATGACCAGGGTGAGCTTGTCGCGTCCGGCGCGCGCGGCCCCGGCCAGGATCGCGCCCAGCTGCACGCCGGGGTTGTCTTCGGGATCGACACAGCCGGCGCAGGCGGCGGCGACCCGCCCGACGCGGTGCAGCAGCTCGCCGACGTCCACCCCCGCCAGCGCGGCCGGGACCAGTCCGAAGTGCGACAGTGCCGAGTAGCGCCCGCCGATGTCGGGGCGGTTCTCGAACACTGCCCGGAACCCGCGCTCGCGGGCGAGGTCGGCGAGCGGGGTGGCGGGGTCGGTGATGACCGCGAACCTGTCGGGGTCAGCGCCCCGCTGCCACAACCACTCCAGCAGCGAGCGGGTCTCGACGGGCGTGCCCGACTTCGACGAGGCGATCACCAGCGTCGTCGCCAGCGGCAGGTGCTGCTCGATCCGGGTGATGGTGTCGGGGTCGACCGAGTCGAGCACGTGCAGCTCGAGGGCGTCGGCGCTGGGTGGGAAGCAGGTGGCGGCCACGAGCGGGAACAGGCTGGAGCCCCCCATGCCCACCACCAAGGCGTGGGTGAGCCCGTCCGCGGCCGCCTGCTTGGCGAAACTCACGAGTTCGTCGACCTGCTCCTCCATCTCCTCGGGGCTGGTCAGCCACCCCAGCCGGTCGGCTATCTCGGTCGGGTCGTTCTGCCACAGGGTGTGGTCGTGGCTCCACAGCCGCCGCACCGCGTCACGCTCGGCGAGCTCGTCCACGACCTGCCCGACCTGGTCGGTCACCGGTCCCAGCCGGCGCGCCTCCCATGGGCCCCGTTCGAGCTCGCGCGCCTTGTTCCCGATGCACTCGAGCAACCGGCGGAAGGAGTCGGCGAACTTCTCGTCGCCCTCCTCCTGGAGCTCGCGGCCCAGCTCCTCGAGGCTCACCCCGGCGTCCTCGGCGCGGCGGGCGATCCTCTCCGCCTCGGGTGCCTGGGACGGCAGCGGCTCGCCGACCGTGCCGTCGCGCGCGAAGGCGAGCAGCGTCGACTCGGGCATGGTGTCGACGGTGTCGGGCGCGGCGAGCGCCTCCACGTAGTACGTGTCGGCCAGAGCGGGATCCTTGGTCGAGGTGCTGGCGAACAGCACCCGCTGGGGTCGCGCACCGTCCTGCTCGAGGCTGCGCCAGCGCTCGGAGACGAGCAGCTCACGGTAGGCGACGTAGGCGAGATGCCCGTTGGCGACCCCCAGGCGGTTACGCAGCTGGTCGGGCAGGCGCTCGTTGGCCTTGCCGTCGATGCGTGAGATGAAGAACGACGCCACCGACGCGACGTCGAGGTCCTCGCCTGCCTCGCGGCGGCGTTCGAGCCCGCGCAGGTAGGCCTCCGCGACAGCGCGCCACTGGCCCAGCGAGAACAGCAGGGTGACGTTGACGTTGACGCCCCGGAAGGTCAGCTCCTCGATCGCCGACACCCCCTCGGGCATGCCCGGCACCTTGATCATCACGTTGCGGCGCCCCACCCGGGAGAACAGCTCCTGGGCGAGCGCGATCGACCCCTCGGTGTTGCGCGACAACCGCGGCGGCAACTCGAGCGACACGTACCCGTCCGCGCCGTCGGTGTCGTCGTACACGCCGCGCAGGACGTCGGCGGCGTCGCGGATGTCGTCGACGGCCAGGCTCCAGAACAGCTCCTCGGGATCCTCGATTCCCTGCTCGACCGAGGTACGCAGCGTGTCGTCGTAGTCGTCGCCGCCCGAGATCGCCCGCTCGAAGATGGTGGGGTTGGAGGTCACGCCCGTCACGGCGTAGTCGCGGTGGTAGCGCGCCAGCTCCCCGCTGGTCAGCATCGCACGCCGGATGTTGTCGTACCAGACGCTCTGACCCAGTTCCTGCAGCTCGTGCAACGGGTTGGTCACGGCACTTCTCCTCTTCGGCCTACCTCTTACGGTGGGTGGCGTGCCAC from Actinomycetota bacterium encodes:
- a CDS encoding bifunctional transaldolase/phosoglucose isomerase, encoding MTNPLHELQELGQSVWYDNIRRAMLTSGELARYHRDYAVTGVTSNPTIFERAISGGDDYDDTLRTSVEQGIEDPEELFWSLAVDDIRDAADVLRGVYDDTDGADGYVSLELPPRLSRNTEGSIALAQELFSRVGRRNVMIKVPGMPEGVSAIEELTFRGVNVNVTLLFSLGQWRAVAEAYLRGLERRREAGEDLDVASVASFFISRIDGKANERLPDQLRNRLGVANGHLAYVAYRELLVSERWRSLEQDGARPQRVLFASTSTKDPALADTYYVEALAAPDTVDTMPESTLLAFARDGTVGEPLPSQAPEAERIARRAEDAGVSLEELGRELQEEGDEKFADSFRRLLECIGNKARELERGPWEARRLGPVTDQVGQVVDELAERDAVRRLWSHDHTLWQNDPTEIADRLGWLTSPEEMEEQVDELVSFAKQAAADGLTHALVVGMGGSSLFPLVAATCFPPSADALELHVLDSVDPDTITRIEQHLPLATTLVIASSKSGTPVETRSLLEWLWQRGADPDRFAVITDPATPLADLARERGFRAVFENRPDIGGRYSALSHFGLVPAALAGVDVGELLHRVGRVAAACAGCVDPEDNPGVQLGAILAGAARAGRDKLTLVIDERFTSFGRWIEQLIAESTGKRATGIVPVVGEPLGGADVYGDDRLFVGIGVDPEVLAELADAGYPVVHLRVDEPVDLGGEVLRWEIATALAGAALGVNPFDQPDAEATEVAARRALDRGVPDVEPQPLAPLLDQLEAGDYLSIQAYLDPAADLVDELERVRVVLRDRHRVATTLGIGPRYLHSTGQLHKGGPNTGVFVQVVADHDHDPRIPGEAFGFATLERALAGGDLTTLRARGRRAGRVDIDELVGIAP